The Rhododendron vialii isolate Sample 1 chromosome 5a, ASM3025357v1 genome contains a region encoding:
- the LOC131326548 gene encoding uncharacterized protein LOC131326548 translates to MTRFKKRARRDLHSNSKKPAEASDSQQYDSNLDTPGVIKTPTTQAHVYELRQRRGTQQGTPVEAQANQPKLVPSVTIKIPEKSRARGATQTQYELRARSEKQLGTNIEEEGLISRSQPVKKMSKNVAEKESTQQRVSLNRSNLQGMIRLIGDTKFSPKHIACLKKTPFWLLIEAIVSKKLVSNHCRKFDEVVVKVIKSYDERTKSFRLGDKKVKLKDNHVKLILGICCGNEEMVETNISKGDTALAKRLCIKEPRLTTTTMKEKIKELKSSNKPEDIEDVVRLFCLFLCCTLLFSTSGTTVNWSFVYYMEDLAKVKQYNWAGAITDYLMKSIHKNHKEVNELHRCSLLLMFWLCEQTKVLQQMNADAVPRLLKWNISELRDVLRDFDQLNQLPADQVSDTKLRETDKEQKIYSDVGSEQECGEIEPVELEVEKVRMNVDGESPQQAKGSREARVEKRAEEGNGQGLDDFNTPSNPSLEVDSPMYKSTMVHDSIGLKSREEARVEKGAAQLKQDVTSENGQGLNDFNTPSNPSLEVDSPKYKSTMVHDSIGLESR, encoded by the exons ATGACCCGGTTCAAAA AGCGGGCAAGGAGAGATCTACATTCAAACAGTAAAAAACCAGCAGAAGCATCAGATTCACAACAATATGACTCGAACTTAGATACACCCGGTGTGATCAAAACCCCAACAACACAAGCACATGTGTACGAGTTGAGGCAAAGAAGGGGTACGCAGCAAGGCACACCAGTTGAAGCTCAAGCAAACCAGCCCAAGTTAGTTCCATCCGTTACCATCAAAATTCCAGAAAAGTCTAGAGCAAGAGGAGCAACACAAACTCAGTATGAACTTAGAGCAAGATCAGAAAAACAATTAGGAACAAACATCGAAGAAGAAGGATTGATAAGCCGGTCACAACCGGtgaaaaaaatgtcaaaaaatgtGGCTGAAAAAGAGAGCACACAACAACGAGTAAGCTTGAATAGGTCCAACTTGCAAGGTATGATTAGATTGATTGGAGATACTAAATTCAGTCCCAAACATATAGCTTGCTtaaaaaaaacacctttttgGTTATTAATTGAAGCAATTGTGAGCAAGAAGTTGGTAAGTAATCATTGCAGAAAGTTTGATGAAGTTGTTGTGAAGGTTATAAAGTCCTATGATGAACGTACAAAAAGTTTTCGATTGGGTGACAAGAAAGTGAAGCTCAAGGATAATCATGTAAAGTTGATTTTGGGAATATGCTGTGGAAATGAAGAGATGGTAGAAACAAACATCAGCAAAGGAGACACTGCATTAGCTAAGAGGTTGTGCATCAAAGAACCAAGGTTAACAACTACAACAATGaaggaaaagataaaagaaCTAAAGAGTAGCAACAAGCCAGAAGATATTGAAGACGTTGTCAGATTGTTCTGTCTTTTCCTTTGTTGCACATTGCTCTTTTCGACAAGTGGAACAACGGTGAATTGGTCGTTTGTTTATTACATGGAAGACCTAGCAAAGGTAAAACAGTACAATTGGGCTGGAGCTATTACAGATTATTTGATGAAGTCCATTCACAAAAATCATAAGGAGGTCAATGAATTGCATAGATGTTCTTTGCTTTTAATG TTTTGGCTTTGTGAGCAGACTAAAGTTCTACAACAAATGAATGCAGATGCAGTTCCAAGATTACTTAAATGGAACATTTCAGAGCTTCGGGACGTACTTAGGGATTTTGATCAATTGAACCAACTTCCGGCTGATCAA GTAAGTGATACCAAGTTGCGAGAAACAGATAAAGAACAAAAGATCTACAGCGATGTTGGAAGTGAACAAGAATGCGGAGAAATAGAACCTGTTGAACTGGAGGTTGAAAAAGTAAGAATGAATGTTGATGGTGAATCTCCTCAACAAGCTAAAGGTTCTAGAGAAGCAAGGGTTGAAAAAAGGGCAGAAGAAGGAAATGGACAAGGGCTAGatgattttaacactccctCCAACCCGTCATTGGAAGTTGATTCGCCAATGTACAAGTCCACTATGGTGCATGACAGCATTGGCCTTAAATCACGAGAAGAAGCAAGGGTTGAAAAAGGGGCAGCACAACTCAAACAAGATGTCACATCAGAAAATGGACAAGGGCTAAATGATTTTAACACCCCCTCCAACCCTTCATTGGAAGTTGATTCGCCAAAGTACAAGTCCACTATGGTGCATGACAGCATTGGCCTTGAATCACGATAG